The Haloarcula sp. H-GB4 genome segment GCGGACGGCCGGCGCCCCCTCGACCGGCTATCTCCTGCTCACACCACTGGGGACGGCGGGCGATTGAACGGCCAAACGCCGCCCGTGGTCGGCGGCGTAACGGAACTTTAAAGATTCCATCACGGCGAAATTCTGGATAGGAATGCTCGCGTCACCGCTGCAACTCATCGATAGTTTCCTGCTGAACTACACCATCGGTGATGTCCTGCTACTCGGCTTTGTCGGTGGACTCGTCGCGATTCTCCCACAACGGTCGCTCCGGATGCTGGGACTCCATACAATCGCGCTGGGGGCACTGCTTGTGATTACGCCGGCGTCGGCGATGGAACCGAACAGCGCGAGCGTCCTCGCGTCGTCGTTCCAGTACAAACTGTTCGGTCTGGTACTGCTCGTTCTCGCCCCGGTGCTGTACGCCGTCGGTCGGCGTTAGGCCAGTTTGTCGAGTGCGGTGAAGAAATCAAGTGGCGGACCAGCAAGCCGGACCGGTTCGCCCGCACGCGAGACCGTTATCCGCTCTGGCGGGACCACGTCTTTTCGAACCCGACCATCACTGACGACGACACCGCTGTCAGCATCTGTGAGCTCGATGACGATTTCGCTGTCAACGTCGACGACCAGTGGCGGCGTCCCCATCTCGTCTGCCATCCCCGTGATGATAAGACCGGCCACGTCGGGGTGGACGAGTGGGCCGCGTTCGCTGAGGTTGTACGCCGTCGATCCGGTGGGTGTCGCTACCAGTACGCCGTCAGCGTGGCCGGACGTGTAGAGCGAATCATCGACGTACACATCGACCGTCGCCCCGCCGCCGTGACCGCGTCGCTCGCCCTGCACGACGACCTCGTTCAGCGCCGGCGACAGCTCCCAGTCGTCGCCGCTTGCCTGCAGTCGCGGTTTGGCCCGCGTTCTGGCGCTCCCGGTCTTCTGGATGTGTTCGACCTCCGCGACAACCGTCTCGACGGCCTCTTCGGGTGCAATCGCGTTCAAAAAGCCGACCTCGCCGAGATTGACCCCCAGTATCGGCGTCGACCCCGCACCGCGGGCCGCGTACAGAAACGTTCCGTCACCGCCGATACTCACGACGAGGTCACAGGCGGACATCTCATCGACCGGCGCCGAATCGGGCACGGCTGCGTCCCATGCGTCGTGGTCACCCAGCGCTCCGGCGGTCGTTTCGTCGACGACAACGGCCGCCGACGTGGCGCGCAGCCGGTTACACAGTGTACTCGCAAGCGACATAGCCCGGTCGTTGTCCCGCTGCGCGACGATCCCGACAGTCATTGCCCGGACGTTCCCGCTGGCCGTATATAAACCCTCTACGACGGCAATTATATCAGTCGCGACGCGTATCCACTTCCATGGGCCGTTCGTGTGGCTGGTGGTCGTGCGTATGAGCGAGGACAGCGGGTCCGATGACGACTGGTTCGAAAGTGCGCTGGACGACGAGGACGGCGACAGCGAACCGACGGAGGCCGACGACACTTCGGAGACACCATCCGAGAGCGACGCCGAGGAACCGGCGTCTACCGACACCGGGCCGTCTGCACCCGAGAGCGACGACGACAAGCGCAGTGGTGATAGCAGCCCGTTCGATGACGATAGCAGCGCCGATTTTAGTGAAGGCAGTGATAGTAATCCGTTTGGTGACGACGGCAGCGCCGCTGCTGGCGGGGACAGTGACAGCAGCCCGTTCGACGACAGCAGCGGTGACCCCTTCAGCAGCCAGAGTGAGTCTGCTGATGCCGACGCTGGGTCCCCTGGCGACGATGATGGCGGTGGGCTCTTCGACGACGACTTCGCCACTGCGTTCGAGTCTGCCGGTAGTGGCGATGGTGACAGCGGGAGCGACTTTGAGGAGGAGTTCGAGTCCGACATCCCGCGGGTGGACATCGGTATCGAGGGACTCGACCAGATGATTCAGGGCGGAATCCCACAGCGCCACCTCATCGTCACTATCGGTTCGGCCGGAACCGGAAAGACGACGTTCGGATTGCAGTTCCTCCACCATGGGCTTCGGAATGGCGAAAACGCGGTGTTTCTGACGCTCGAACAGTCCCACGATGCGATACTGGACACCGCCGGCGACCGCGGCTGGGGGTTCGAGGAGTACGAAGAACAGGGCCAGCTAGCGATTGTCGATCTCGACCCGGTCGAGATGGCAAACAGCCTTGACAACATCCGCGGCGAGCTGCCGGCGCTCATCGAGAAGTTCGACGCCGACCGGCTGGTGCTTGACTCCGTCTCATTGCTTGAGATGATGTACGACGACCAGTCCCGTAGACGTACCGAAGTGTTCGATTTCACCCGATCGCTGAAGCAGGCCGGCGTGACGACGATGCTCGTCTCTGAAGCCAGCGAGACCAACCCTTTCGCGTCCAGACACGGTATCATCGAATACCTGACTGACGCCGTGTTCATCCTTCAGTACGTCCGGTCAGACACCAGCGAGACGCGGCTCGCTGTCGAGATCCAAAAGATACGGAACGCGAACCACTCGCGGGAGACGAAACCCTATGAGATAACGAACGACGGTATCTCGGTCTACCAGCAGGCGAATATCTTCTAAACTGTCGCCGTCCCGACTGATTCTGATTCATCTCGCTCGTCGAGTGCGGCGTTGTAGCCACTGGCCCAGAGGTCCGTCGCAACCACCAGCACGTAGAAGGTGGCGAACGGACTGAGAATCAGGGCAATGAGCGAGCCGATGAACGGGACGACGTTCAGCAAGTTCACCACGACGTTGGCACCGATAAACAGGGCAATCGAGACCAGCCACGGCGTCGCGTACTCCGGAGACATGACTAACTTCCGTAGCGTCCCGAAGTCGAACCCGGCACCAAACTCGCCGGTACAGGCGAAGTGGATGATAGCCGCTGTCGCAACATACCCGAACACCAGCGACAGGACAAACGAGATCGCCAGCCCGCCGAAGAGGCCGGCCAGACCGGCACCCGCCCCGGCACGAGTCCCGGTCGCCATCGCGAACAGGCTCCCGCCGACAGTCACCCCGAACACGACGAGCGGGACGAGCATATACACGATACCGATAACCCAGGCTTTGAGCCCGTCAACAAGCAGTTCCCCCCAGTCTTCGAACGCTGGCGGCTGTGTCGCGCCGTCTGCCCGCTTGCGGATTGCCTGAACGAGATAGCCGTACACGAGGATGGCGGGGACGACGAAGAACGAGAGGAGGCTGAGGACGCCACCGATGAGAACGGTCATGGTCCAGTCGTCGTCTTCC includes the following:
- a CDS encoding DUF4013 domain-containing protein; the encoded protein is MESIDDALRYPMEDDDWTMTVLIGGVLSLLSFFVVPAILVYGYLVQAIRKRADGATQPPAFEDWGELLVDGLKAWVIGIVYMLVPLVVFGVTVGGSLFAMATGTRAGAGAGLAGLFGGLAISFVLSLVFGYVATAAIIHFACTGEFGAGFDFGTLRKLVMSPEYATPWLVSIALFIGANVVVNLLNVVPFIGSLIALILSPFATFYVLVVATDLWASGYNAALDERDESESVGTATV
- a CDS encoding KaiC domain-containing protein, encoding MSEDSGSDDDWFESALDDEDGDSEPTEADDTSETPSESDAEEPASTDTGPSAPESDDDKRSGDSSPFDDDSSADFSEGSDSNPFGDDGSAAAGGDSDSSPFDDSSGDPFSSQSESADADAGSPGDDDGGGLFDDDFATAFESAGSGDGDSGSDFEEEFESDIPRVDIGIEGLDQMIQGGIPQRHLIVTIGSAGTGKTTFGLQFLHHGLRNGENAVFLTLEQSHDAILDTAGDRGWGFEEYEEQGQLAIVDLDPVEMANSLDNIRGELPALIEKFDADRLVLDSVSLLEMMYDDQSRRRTEVFDFTRSLKQAGVTTMLVSEASETNPFASRHGIIEYLTDAVFILQYVRSDTSETRLAVEIQKIRNANHSRETKPYEITNDGISVYQQANIF
- a CDS encoding NAD(+)/NADH kinase; the protein is MTVGIVAQRDNDRAMSLASTLCNRLRATSAAVVVDETTAGALGDHDAWDAAVPDSAPVDEMSACDLVVSIGGDGTFLYAARGAGSTPILGVNLGEVGFLNAIAPEEAVETVVAEVEHIQKTGSARTRAKPRLQASGDDWELSPALNEVVVQGERRGHGGGATVDVYVDDSLYTSGHADGVLVATPTGSTAYNLSERGPLVHPDVAGLIITGMADEMGTPPLVVDVDSEIVIELTDADSGVVVSDGRVRKDVVPPERITVSRAGEPVRLAGPPLDFFTALDKLA